A genome region from Hevea brasiliensis isolate MT/VB/25A 57/8 chromosome 9, ASM3005281v1, whole genome shotgun sequence includes the following:
- the LOC110640382 gene encoding homeobox-leucine zipper protein ATHB-12: MKFDEAEYSPSTEEPYSSMDTLATTRKKKNKNKRRFSDEQIKSLESMFENESRLEPRKKLQLAKELGLQPRQVAIWFQNKRARWKSKQLERDYRILLANYNSLASRFETLKNEKQALAIQLQKLTDQLQKRREEGECCGEGVAVNSSEGESENGEATKCDSEANRSLSLIERSSQRLGVVSDEDSSIKVGYFGLEEEPNLMSMVEPGDGSLTTSQEDWGSLDSNGLFDQSNSGCQWWDFWA; the protein is encoded by the exons ATGAAGTTTGATGAAGCAGAATATTCGCCTTCCACAGAGGAGCCTTATAGCTCCATGGACACACTCGCCACCACTAgaaagaagaagaacaagaataAGAGGAGGTTCAGTGATGAACAGATTAAATCATTGGAGTCCATGTTTGAAAATGAATCAAGGCTTGAGCCTCGAAAGAAACTGCAGCTTGCTAAAGAGCTTGGTTTGCAGCCACGACAGGTTGCAATATGGTTTCAGAATAAGAGAGCTAGATGGAAGTCCAAGCAGCTCGAAAGAGACTATAGGATTCTACTAGCCAATTACAATAGCTTGGCTTCCAGGTTTGAGACTCTGAAGAATGAGAAGCAGGCGTTGGCAATCCAG TTGCAGAAACTGACTGATCAGTTGCAGAAGCGAAGAGAGGAAGGCGAGTGTTGTGGGGAGGGGGTAGCTGTGAATAGCAGTGAAGGTGAATCAGAGAATGGAGAGGCCACAAAGTGTGACTCAGAAGCGAACCGCAGCTTGTCATTAATTGAAAGATCATCACAACGATTGGGAGTTGTTTCAGATGAAGACAGTAGCATAAAGGTTGGATATTTTGGGTTAGAGGAAGAACCCAACCTTATGAGCATGGTGGAACCCGGTGATGGATCATTGACCACATCACAAGAAGATTGGGGGAGTTTAGACTCTAATGGCCTTTTCGATCAATCAAACAGTGGTTGCCAGTGGTGGGATTTCTGGGCTTGA
- the LOC110640372 gene encoding auxin-responsive protein SAUR32 yields the protein MGSGEKSLRNFHLHLPHLHHHHHHHGNNKKHARDVPKGCLAIKVGQGEEQQRIVVPVIYFNHPLFMQLLKEAEEEYGFDQKGTITIPCHVEEFRYVQGMIDKEKSLHHHNHVGCFRV from the coding sequence ATGGGTAGTGGAGAGAAGAGTCTAAGGAACTTTCACTTACACCTGCCTCATCTTCATCATCACCACCACCATCATGGGAATAACAAGAAGCATGCGAGGGATGTACCAAAAGGCTGTTTGGCAATCAAGGTGGGCCAGGGAGAGGAGCAGCAGAGAATTGTGGTGCCTGTAATATACTTCAATCACCCACTGTTCATGCAATTACTTAAGGAAGCCGAAGAAGAATATGGATTTGATCAGAAGGGTACGATCACCATCCCTTGCCATGTGGAGGAGTTTAGGTACGTTCAGGGCATGATTGATAAGGAAAAGTCCCTTCATCATCACAATCATGTTGGGTGTTTTAGGGTTTGA